GTTTTCAGTGGCTTGCGGACTTGTGGTTTCCATTCCACTTGGCGTCACAACGGTAAGACTAAGATTAGAAATAACTGATGCATGCAGTGTGTCTGCTCATTGGATGCCTCTCTGCTCATAGCTAGTAAACCAGATCTGTAGTATGAATTGTTGGATACACTTATAGGGTTTGATAGTCTTATTCAAAATGAGATGCACAAAGTAAACAAGGAAGACTATAGTGCATGcttggtagtagtagtagtatatatAATAAGAAGAACATGCATGTACTGTTGATGGGCACATATATATAATGGCTAGATACCTGCAGTATGGTACGTACACTTCAATGTGAGGTTATCCCCTTATTGTTTCAAAGACTTTCTCAGGTAACTTTAACTTTTCATGATACAGTACGTGGTACCTGCAATAAAAGGACACATTGTGGCcaaccaaaagtgtccctaaATAAGTaaattgcaggtggcctttcacaGCTTGTATGTTTTGGTCAAGATCATGCCTAAAAACAAATAGTGAATTACCCTtaacaaaaaaaagacaaaactatTAGCAGACTGTACAAGGAAAGCTACTCTTCTCCCAGAAGggccaataaaaagccacaGGCGCCTGTGggtataacttttttttaaattaaaatataaaaaatccCACACAAAATGTTGGCCTTTTCATTTTAAAcaagcattttttctttgccTTACAGACAATTAAAGTAACAACAGAAGGTATTATTTTGTGCCCATTCATTTGAAATTGAAGTAAACACATACATGGCAGGTAACACTGAACTCAACTAaatatagaggttacaacacgagtgttttttttatatatatggcttgtatttcagtcaagacccagcggatgaatatcaagagACAcgcgagcctttggcgagtgagtccctttgatattcctgctgggtcttgactgaaatacaagccatataaaaaatcacgagtgttgtaacctgtattAGTGTATATCCCCTGAAGACCTAAAAGACAAAGTGCGATAGAAACATTAAGCTTCAGTTGTCGGTTCAGATGAGGCACTGAAGGCTTAACCTCTGCACATACCTTATTCGAAAGGCACGCCTGTTGACCTATGCCAAGTTGGTACATAATGGCGGCGTCACTGTGTCCGTcagttgaaagcctcttacTTAGTCTTACACTGATTTGATTGAACACCTAGTGGTTCCAAACGCATCTACTGAGATCTTGGGACACCTTGATCGTCTATAGGGCCAACTGCTACTGCTAgcagaagagctagaaatactcgcAAAATGCATTAAACAGCCTGTCCAGAGGACTGTCCTAGTCGATGATACCGATAAGAGCGTGTGTACCGAAAAGAGCACGCCTGTAACTTTAAAATAGAAAATAGTAGCAGTGCTGGTcggacggactgggtttttaacgattgctagtttaacttctgttttagttgagagagCCGGCACCAACgagcgcacacactcacacggcttgtcatgttgatcacaagagagaaatagaacaacgaatagaaggaaacagattacgtccccagaatatgacgcgatggacgacagaagtcatgaaatctatgacgctgTGATGACAGTCTCGGTAAGTCGAGACTAAAACTCAGCTATAGCACTGAACGACTCTCGTGCAAGTTCTCAAAACCGTGGTAATCCCTTGCACATCCAATCGACAGGTACATgtgcattttggaatgtcaaggacgacagaaagtagagcTAGCAATGATGTATTTGttgcacccttatttatccactattttatgtgttataagagtgcagtctcctgtccgcccagcgaccttccccttgaccctgcttgtgacctcgatgttttatgcccctgcaaggggcacggtactctctaagcacccaaaacctcaaagagagataactggcggaaactttcctattgtagtctcctgtatgacggtttactagtgccaaaacctcataattgtaattatcaagggaaaattgggaaattagtaattttcccttgataattaccattttcacatgttaattactaattttcccgggaaaattactaagtTTTCCTggaaaaattactaactttcacctgttaattactaatttttagttttggctcacttcctgacagattgctagtgccaaaactaacaattagtaattttcccgtgaaaattagtaactaacagtaacactaacagatgaaaacagtaactgacagcgttaattagtaattatcacgtgataatgggtaacaccaggttttggcactagtaagccgtcatactcctggccgcccagccgaccttccccttgaccctgcttgtgacctcgatgttttatgcccccgcaaggggcacggtactctctaagcacccgaaacctcagagagataactggcggaaaccttcctattgatACATCATATTATGTAACAATAATATTCTTAAAATACAAAAACTATACCTATAGTAGATTTACAGAGTctcagagacaaagaagggaggtcactggatatatatatatagttttaacaaatctcagaagaaagtctctgctgactctCTATTGTTTCTTTTACAACTTCTGatatcttatatatatatataatatagcTGCTACtcttattttttatatttagtcaagttttgactaaatattttaacgtagaggggggaatcgagacgagggtcgtggtgtgtgtgtctgtctgtctgtctgtctgtctgtgtgtgtgtgtagagcgattcagaccaaactactggaccgatctttatgaaattttacatgagagttcctgggattgatatccgcgaacgtttttttcatttttttgataaatgtctttgatgacgtcatatccggcttttcgtgaaagttgaggtggcactgtcacgccctcatttttcaaccaaattggttgaaattttggtcaagtaatcttcgacgaagcccggacttcgttattgcatttcagcttggtggcttaaaaattaattaatgactttggtcattaaaaatctgaaaattgtaaaaaaaaataaaaatttataaaacgatccaaatttacgttcatcttattctccatcattttctgattccaaaaacatataaatatgttatatttggattaaaaacaagctctgaaaattaaatatataaaatttattatcaaaattaaattgtcgaaatcaatttaaaaacacgttcatcttattccttgtcggttcctgattccaaaaacatatagatatgatatgtttggattaaaaacacgctcagaaagttaaaacaaagagaggtacagaaaagcgtgctatccttcttagcgcaactactaccccgctcttcttgtcaatttcactgcctttgccatgagcggtggactgacgatgctacgagtatacggtcttgctgaaaaatggcattgcgttcagtttcattctgtgagttcgacagctacttgactaaatgttgtattttcgccttacgcgacttgtttttatttaatttcAGATGAACATGAAGGGCTGCATTTTGTATTTAGAAGTAGAGTGGAAAAATGCATCATTTTTTACCTATGATCTGGCAAATCAGACTCGTGCTCCCTGCAACGTTGCAATATACCTGTCAGTATTTGCTGGAATCATGTATGCCTTTGGAATGGCTGCTTACTACACCTACGCTGTCACAAGAAAGGATCCTAACATTGGGTAAGTTAAACTCTGGCTTAGTGGAACCCTGCTTAATaagaccgccccccccccccccccccccaactggtTTCAGACTTCCCCCCTTTTCATTAAGAGCTTgcttttcagatgttctgttcatgtgtgcaaatttacctccattttaaaattCCTTACTTTTTGAGGcataattttctcagatttttgttaGGTCtaagaaggggggttccactgtaatcatTCTCATATTCTTTCATCTTATGATCATGGATATGTAGAGAATACtatatggcttgctgtgtcgtaccagatttacacgagttgttttattaaatattgaactgcgagctcgctctttacggagggcacctaggatgttctcaagcggtgagtgtttaaatgaaagggtgtgtgtaaaagcctgacagtatctgtgatggtttacgggagggtGACTGTGCCTTTTAAACACCAGAACATACAACTGTCTGTATGATGTGGATGCCAATGTGTTTCATGTGCAGTAgaaccccctttttacatttagtcaagttttgactaaatgttttagcatagagggggaatcgagacgagggtcgtggtgtatgtgtgtgtgtgtgtgtgtctgtctgtctgtctcaccgtctgtctgtctgtctgtctgtctgtgtgtgtgtagagcgattcagactaaactactggaccgatctttatgaaatttgacatgagagttcctgggaatgatatccccgggcgtttttttctttttttggataaatgtctttgatgacgtcatatccggctttttgtaaaagttgaggcggcactgtcacaccctcatttttcaatcaaattgattgaaattttggccaagcaatcttcaacgaaggccggactgtattgcatttcagtttggtggcttaaaaattaattaatgactttggtcattcaaaatctgaaaattgtaaaaaaaatattttttttataaaacgatccaaatttacgttcatcttattcttcatcattttctgattccaaaaacatacatgtataaatatgttataattggattaaaaacaagctctgaaaattaaaaatacagtataaaaattatgatcaaaattaaatttccgaaatcgttttaaaaactatttcatcttattccttgtcggttcctgattccaaaaacatatagatatgatatgtttggattaaaaacatgctcagaaagttaaaacgaagagaggtacagtaaagcgtgcatgctatgaagcacagcgcaaccgctaccgcgccaaacaggctcgtcactttcactgccttttgcactagcggcggactacgttcagtttcattctgtgagtttcacagcttgactaaatgtagtaatttcgccttacgcgacttgttaagacctcCGGTAGACTGGCAATCAAAAGTAGGTACGAGGATTATGGTGTATGTGCCtgcatgcgcgcgtgtgtgtatacattgGTGTAGCACAATTCCAAGAGAAGAATTGGACAGTTGGCTTGTTGGTTTTTCATGTACCTTCAAGTAGCTGGTAATGAGTTATGAAGCTTTGAATTTTGAGACCGTTATTACAAGAACTTCACCTTTTACGAtctcccaatttaagacttcctccttttcaagaccttgaGTTTTAAAATAACAGCAGGAATACCTGCAAATAAACTTTTGAGCTCTGAATTACTCATATTGAAAACAGCTGTGTTTTGAGTAGTaatcccagactgtaattctcacTGTAACATTCTTTGCACCAGTCATAATTTTCGTCCTACCTTTCGACCCAGAGTATTTCATGCTAgtgatacagatttgaaattgagccgagagctacagagattgttttgggagttgaatagatgacaacacacGCAGGGAAGGTCTTAGAATCAGTGTTTGTcgagcgttctatttttcaaatctgattGCTGTGTTTGATAGTTATTGCAGTCCGAGATATTCTCCAACGgacattgtgtgtgtttctgttatGCGAAGTGTTTTaattttgagcaaatcattgcaggtgtttctaaattacagtacagcaaaagtcccttgaactttttaaggttcaaatcgtcagaaaactttccaaaatggcgccttagGTATACTATCTTTAAAATTAATGAAACTATCGGGACTTTGTTTCAGTTACagaattgtttttacatttgcaTGTTCGAAGTAAATTGTACAATGTTATGCTTGCTTGCAGGGCACAGATGTGGGTTGTGCCGTTTACCCTCGTGAACACTTTCATCACAGTGACTTTTTTCATtgctgcctgcatgatcagtgTGGGTTTTAAGACCTTCTGTGACAGCTATACCAAAAACGCTGGTTATTCACGCAGGTATTGTATTGATTCAGTAACTTACAACTGTTATAGTAAATGTTTTCATGAGCAAGATTGGAGAAGaccacaaaagaaaacaaacaaacaaatgaaaaaaaacctaaaaacaacagcaaaacgccctatgaaaaaaaaaataaggaaaaaaaaaggaaaagacagGAAAAAACGTACACAAAAAAGGATTCTCAATGAACAAATGCCGTTTCTGTAAATGGAATtagaacaaatgacgtcataatAATGTGAAgacagaaattaaaaaaaagatcgCGCCTTGAAGACCCTTTTAATGGGGCCCTCACACTGCCATGATTCAATCGTACAATTTGTTCCTCATGAGCCATGCTGCAACCTGTCACACGGCAAATGCACTGCACTCACCCTTTCTAAAAATACCTTTAAGAATTTGGCCTTTGCGAGAAAGTAATAAAACAGACAGTTGCATCTGATGCTTCCCGACCGTTGTACATGCATGCTCAAATCTTCTCCTTTGTATCTGAGTAAGAAACTGTTCTTCCGAAAAGTTTAAATATTTGAAGAGACGCTGTTCGCTGCTGTCCGCCATTTATTTATGTCACGGCATGAAGGCCGCAACGGCGCGTTCTGATTGGTCCTCACCTGCAATTGACTTGTAGAGAATAGAGCAAGTTCTATCGCTCGTACCTACAAGAGAATCACTTGCAAGTGACTATGATCAAATCGCCTCATGTGACGGGGTACCTAACTCGTTTTGTATGACGGCTTAAGGTTGATGCACAACATATCtctttggtgttgtttttattatattttttttatctatgtaATGTATTTGTGATCCTTTCTATGTTGCAGATGTAAAGATGCAGAGAAAACGAACTGGAATTTCAACAATCCTTCAAAAAAAGTTGATGCAAGCACTTTCTACGAGTATGTTCGTGCATCTGAGGTAGGTCTAGTGAATTGTTCAGGAGAATGTGTATCTATTACTATTAGGCTTGaataagttttgtgtgtactAATTTGTTGTTTCAAGcaggtttttttaatttgttaaaTTTTAAAACACGGAAGTATTCTTAAAGATAGTACACCTAAGGCGATATTTTGGacagttttctgacgatttggaccttacAAAGTttaagggacattcgctgtactgtaatttagaaactcCTGCAATGATTttctcaaaactgctccgaaagtatgctaaataattaaatgaattttacTCAGCAAGTGGTTTGCttcgcccagctctcctgtgTTAGGAGTCCGGACTTCCGTCCATTATCATATTTTATTTAGTTAACATAGATACCCATTTCTCAAAGCAAATtaagaccgttggattgaggTCAAACCTACAGTCTAGCTTACCCATGCAAATTCGGTGCCAGGGCTAAAACGCTTTgcataacagaaacaaatatgTTGTTTGCTGGAGAATATCACGGTCTGAAACGACTACCAAGAACACAGCAATCATATTtaaaaaatagaacgctcaaacactaattctaagatCTTCCTCGTGTGTGTCTATTCCATTTCCCAAATGAACTCTGTAGCTCAATGCTCAATTTCAAATATGTATATCTAGGTATTGCGCATAGGTGGCGGTAAATTTAAGATAAGTTTCTTTACAAGCTTTTCAGTTCTTTTTTCTCAAGATCTGTGTTTAAGAAAAAACTcagatttctttttttatgttaatttgttttgttatttgcaTGATTTATGGGCAAAAATTGATCCATTTTTGGGGGCGACTTTTGGGTCAAAAAGTCTTCAGGAACCATCCATCCTAACTCTTAACAGTTCACTGCCTTGACTATCCAAAGATATCTTCGGATGACTCGCTACGGAAATTCCCATTTACTTAATTTTAAGGACAAGCCCTTTTATGcactcaaaataaaaacacaaacagctTATTGATTAAATTATCATTGCATGTTGACAGAATTTTAAAAAGATCAATACTTTGCTTGCTATGACCATGGTTTTCCTGATGTATTTTTGGTGCGCCTGTGCTCTGTTCGCCATTGTAGCAAACTTTAGCATTGACAGTCAGGTATTTTTGCAAGCTGATATTTCAGCCCAGCGAGTTCATCTGAGCCTGAGGTTGATTAGTTGTACTCAGATGGTGATACTGTTTCTAGTTTTGAGCACATATTAGCACTGAAAACTTGAGCCACCAAGAAAATTGGCAGCAAATAGTCACTGCTTCGAGACAGCAAGTGTTatcgtttctatttttagattggCAGCACTCGCTCCCGATTCTTTTGACTCCAGCAGTGATCGTTTGGTTTgttttaaaggctgccatactcgtagcgttcattaattaattcatattgtttacatgtgccaataatgttataaaactgtacctaaggggatataataacgattggctgtagctttcgaacacagaaaaaattatttcagtattgcaaagtggcgttgatagtgtcgaaagtaaacagaacagtctcaaacgccatctttggtttacgaaacgtcactaagtgacgtcaacggtctaaaaatagcccaagtcctggagaactgttgctaaacaatgcaataaagaattaattatttctcgtaattggtaaggacttcaaacctaaaactttgcaggaagcttaatttatacatccccgcaacgatgggaaaagccctggaagtaattaaactaattaaataggactatttCAGCCTTTAATTAAAAGAGAATTGAAACTTTTTTAATCATAGCGATAAAATACTTTATTATTCATCATGGTTTTAAGTTGTCATTTTCACTAAATTGTTGTTTGTCACAGTCGAGCATGCACTTGTttaccattctgataatcatcgctccacggctatcgccagttgtctctctgaccggacgctaaattCCCAcgcaaatctatcaaaacaagaatacagagttatctcccatatgttgttcgcgagcagtgttcgcgagacgaaaatgattgcagattggccgacttcgacagtgatctccgttctgttcttcacagttatgataaagacatcgttctaaggtcaaaacaagtcgaaattttgggactgctgccggaaggagaccgtaatatatggttgcatcactgtcaactggttacagaaaaaatcgtctgctccagcgagcgccgaaaccaaacggttgattatcacgtgacacttttgccatatttagagttgtttgcacagtaaatacagccgcaaaaaatagctcgcttgaaactgtcttacatatcaattcctttgtaatttaaaaattacacaacaccatgaaaaatcgttATCAACAATCGCGAATCTgattatatccataacacattatgaaaagatctaaatatgtaaaaaatcgatttcctctccaaagaaggaaaaccaaggcatcctgtcagggatagaatgagacccgaagggaagtaactcatttttgacctgggtTCAGGATGCTTGTTTACATCATGATGGCGGCTTTTGTGGAATCACTGTGTCACAGTCTGTGCTTGAGTCTGTAGGTGCACACAATCCAGAGGTACCGAGTATCAAAACAAATGATACTGTAAGCATTCAGCATTGCTGTCTTAACTTTATACAGAATTTGTCAGAACATAAACACTCATTTGGTGTTTGCTCTGTGCTCTTTTCAGATCTGGAAGCTATGTGAATTTAGATCTAGGGCCAACCCCTGCAGCACCTAATTTACAAGCAGTATAAGTGTTAGATCACCTTTAGATCTAAACCGTAACAAGTGAGACTTCAGTCTTGTGGTGAGTGCATGTGTTCCCTCAAATGGAAACAGTTCAAACTTGTACTGGCGTGACACCAACATCGTTATCAGCAGATCGTTGTTATAGTAGGGTTCATTTCTGAAAATAACAACTAGGCATATGCGTTTGGGTATAGATCTGTGCAAAAAGGCTGTTTGCACTTCAATAAAATGTAGTGTTAGAAAGGCATTCCCTACCGTATGCAACAAACAGCTGTATTTTTCATGATGTAGCGTTAAATCAGTGGACCAGAGACCAAAGGCACCCCCTAAAATCCAATTTGCTAAAGGAGAGTTTCAGATActaaaatgcacacaaaaattaTATCGGCAAACCTGACTCTCTTTTTTACTTTAGTTGCAAGAACAGTACATGTTCTATCACGAaagttatttttttgtttgtaattaGGTGTATTTAGAGATTTTTCAAACCAAACTATTACTCTTTCAGCTCAGAAGTCTTACTTTTTGAC
This Littorina saxatilis isolate snail1 linkage group LG17, US_GU_Lsax_2.0, whole genome shotgun sequence DNA region includes the following protein-coding sequences:
- the LOC138952025 gene encoding transmembrane protein 179-like, with protein sequence MAILIDFHVLAQALLYLFSVACGLVVSIPLGVTTMNMKGCILYLEVEWKNASFFTYDLANQTRAPCNVAIYLSVFAGIMYAFGMAAYYTYAVTRKDPNIGAQMWVVPFTLVNTFITVTFFIAACMISVGFKTFCDSYTKNAGYSRRCKDAEKTNWNFNNPSKKVDASTFYEYVRASEGACWVMFFAWVAQVGLGIARFIRNRRLRSQGMYADSPGEAAASGPGGKRAEDLTNVAAAEPTA